In one Melaminivora jejuensis genomic region, the following are encoded:
- a CDS encoding SGNH/GDSL hydrolase family protein — protein sequence MNFPVRRAAAAAAIAVSALLAACGGGGSDITPAAQVTSVKVVGDSLADSGAYGLKFTVQGTAASGAGSSAIWPERVAASYGQTLCPHYDLTGASVAVRPACTNYAVARGAINYMKEANAPQSILRQLADAGAAGYGPGDLLLVVGGGNDAADIISPYLAAPRDGGAAYQAVLASVLDAATVQQLLAGGQAGMAQAGAVYMQALATRFAGAIKAQALDKGAPRVAVLNMPGITLTPKFRMVLASVAQSAGPVAAAQAEALFDGWIRAFNTRLAEQFAGDSRVAVVDFYGSFKDQYEHPAQYAYTNVTTPACPVTGVDGNGLPAYNFATCTGAALSANPPAGTSGAGWWERYAFSDSFHPTPYSHQLIGQLVSRSLSQAGWL from the coding sequence ATGAACTTCCCTGTGCGCCGGGCAGCCGCTGCTGCCGCCATTGCCGTCTCCGCCCTGCTGGCCGCCTGCGGCGGTGGCGGCTCCGACATCACGCCTGCCGCGCAGGTGACCTCGGTCAAGGTGGTGGGCGACAGCCTGGCTGACAGCGGCGCCTATGGCCTGAAGTTCACCGTGCAGGGCACGGCAGCCAGCGGCGCCGGCTCCAGTGCCATCTGGCCCGAGCGCGTGGCCGCCAGCTATGGCCAGACGCTGTGCCCGCACTACGACCTGACCGGCGCCAGCGTGGCCGTGCGCCCAGCCTGCACCAACTACGCCGTGGCTCGTGGCGCCATCAACTACATGAAGGAGGCCAACGCGCCGCAGTCCATCCTGCGCCAGCTGGCCGACGCGGGCGCCGCCGGCTACGGCCCGGGCGATCTGCTGCTGGTGGTGGGCGGCGGCAACGACGCTGCCGACATCATCAGCCCCTACCTGGCCGCACCCCGCGATGGTGGCGCCGCTTACCAGGCCGTGCTGGCCAGCGTGCTCGACGCCGCCACAGTGCAGCAGCTGCTGGCCGGCGGCCAGGCCGGCATGGCACAGGCCGGGGCCGTCTATATGCAGGCGCTGGCGACGCGCTTTGCCGGCGCCATCAAGGCCCAGGCGCTGGACAAGGGCGCGCCCCGCGTGGCCGTGCTGAACATGCCCGGCATCACGTTGACGCCCAAGTTCCGCATGGTGCTGGCCTCGGTGGCCCAATCCGCCGGCCCGGTCGCTGCCGCCCAGGCCGAAGCCCTGTTCGACGGCTGGATCCGCGCCTTCAACACCCGCCTGGCCGAGCAGTTTGCGGGTGACAGCCGCGTGGCCGTGGTGGACTTCTACGGCTCCTTCAAGGATCAGTATGAGCACCCGGCGCAGTACGCCTACACCAACGTCACCACCCCGGCTTGCCCGGTCACGGGCGTCGATGGCAACGGCCTGCCGGCCTACAACTTCGCCACCTGCACCGGCGCCGCGCTGTCGGCCAACCCGCCAGCGGGTACCAGCGGCGCCGGCTGGTGGGAGCGCTATGCGTTTTCCGACTCCTTCCACCCCACGCCGTACTCGCACCAGCTGATCGGGCAGCTGGTCTCGCGCTCGCTGTCCCAGGCCGGCTGGCTTTGA